A section of the Nitrospinaceae bacterium genome encodes:
- a CDS encoding aldehyde ferredoxin oxidoreductase family protein codes for MFGYQGKILHVDLSTRQSRVEEFGDEFARNYLGGNGFAAKTIWEMVQPGTDPLSPENVICFAVGPFTDTAVPSASRACIGSKSPLTGYFFDSTFGGAWPITLKRTGHDALILHGKADSLIYLSITEDGVEFCDASDLKGKWISEACDTISEREDGADVLAIGPAGENMVRFASPAHTWRKSRDGIAGRGGMAAVMGSKNVKAIALKGKVKTSVPDAKALRSYVNETAEEVRTGTAALHKYGTPILVNMINKMGALGSYNLKQEIFDNCEPISGEVMLENYLDKDTTCLKCPVACGKDYLIKGGKWDGNKWKMPEYESIFSLGTMLGISDPGALHRGNQLCDELGMDTISAGVTLSLAYECYERGLITKEETGKELAWGDPDTMLELLEDIALRRGFGAKLAEGGQRLAEEIGGDAPNLLYATKGLELPAHSARALKGMSIGYATGTRGGSHHDTRPTLQYAADHDNTTTEGKAEFAFRTQNFTALGDSLTQCRFTAERGYGAMINDKYATLLNLVTGWDTTADELELTGERICNLERAFQVREGADRSGDTLPHRVMHEPIPDGPHKGMYCPPEELEAMKDEYYILRGWDENGIPTRETLGRLGLNDLVGDVAKS; via the coding sequence ATGTTTGGGTATCAGGGAAAAATCCTGCACGTCGATTTGAGTACCAGGCAAAGCCGTGTCGAGGAATTTGGCGATGAATTCGCCCGCAATTATTTAGGTGGTAACGGATTCGCCGCCAAAACAATTTGGGAAATGGTGCAGCCAGGAACCGACCCCCTTTCCCCCGAAAACGTTATTTGTTTTGCCGTCGGGCCCTTTACAGACACCGCAGTGCCGAGCGCAAGCCGCGCCTGCATCGGTTCGAAAAGCCCGCTAACAGGTTATTTCTTCGACTCCACGTTCGGAGGCGCATGGCCCATCACCCTAAAGCGCACGGGCCACGACGCACTCATCTTACACGGCAAGGCAGACTCTCTCATTTATCTGTCCATCACCGAGGATGGCGTTGAATTCTGCGATGCCTCGGATCTTAAAGGAAAATGGATCAGCGAGGCCTGCGATACCATCTCAGAGCGCGAGGACGGAGCCGATGTTCTTGCCATCGGACCAGCAGGCGAGAATATGGTTCGCTTCGCCTCCCCTGCCCACACCTGGCGCAAGAGCCGGGACGGCATAGCCGGACGCGGGGGCATGGCAGCCGTCATGGGTAGTAAAAACGTCAAGGCCATTGCCCTCAAGGGCAAGGTAAAGACATCGGTTCCCGACGCCAAGGCGCTTCGCAGTTACGTCAACGAAACCGCCGAGGAGGTCCGCACCGGCACAGCGGCCCTCCACAAATATGGCACACCGATTCTGGTGAACATGATCAACAAAATGGGCGCGCTTGGCAGCTACAACCTCAAGCAGGAAATATTCGACAACTGCGAGCCCATTAGCGGCGAGGTGATGCTTGAGAACTATCTCGACAAAGACACCACATGCCTCAAGTGCCCTGTGGCCTGCGGGAAGGACTATTTAATTAAGGGCGGAAAATGGGACGGCAACAAGTGGAAAATGCCCGAGTACGAATCGATTTTCTCGCTCGGCACAATGCTTGGTATCAGCGACCCCGGAGCGCTTCACCGGGGCAACCAGCTTTGCGACGAACTCGGCATGGACACCATTTCGGCCGGCGTCACTCTATCGCTTGCATATGAGTGCTACGAGCGCGGCCTTATCACTAAGGAGGAGACCGGCAAAGAGCTCGCTTGGGGCGACCCGGACACCATGCTCGAACTTCTTGAAGACATAGCGCTCAGGCGTGGTTTCGGTGCGAAACTCGCAGAAGGCGGCCAGCGCCTAGCCGAGGAAATCGGTGGGGATGCGCCTAACCTCCTCTATGCCACCAAAGGCCTTGAGCTTCCAGCCCACAGCGCCCGAGCCCTAAAAGGCATGTCAATTGGCTATGCCACCGGAACACGCGGCGGAAGTCACCACGACACCCGCCCCACGCTTCAGTATGCAGCAGACCACGACAACACAACGACCGAGGGCAAGGCCGAATTCGCTTTCCGCACGCAGAATTTCACCGCCCTCGGAGATTCGCTAACGCAGTGCCGCTTCACAGCAGAACGCGGCTACGGGGCGATGATCAATGATAAATACGCTACCTTGCTCAATCTTGTGACGGGCTGGGACACAACAGCCGACGAACTTGAGCTTACAGGAGAGCGCATTTGCAACCTCGAGCGTGCTTTCCAGGTTCGAGAGGGAGCCGACCGCTCCGGAGACACACTTCCCCACCGAGTTATGCATGAGCCCATTCCAGACGGCCCCCATAAAGGCATGTACTGCCCACCCGAGGAACTCGAAGCGATGAAAGATGAGTACTATATCCTCCGCGGCTGGGACGAAAATGGTATTCCCACTCGCGAAACGCTAGGTCGTTTGGGGCTCAATGATTTGGTGGGCGATGTAGCGAAAAGCTGA